In Jeotgalibaca arthritidis, a single genomic region encodes these proteins:
- a CDS encoding ABC transporter ATP-binding protein yields MSGIILKNISKVYREGDFSTLALDNVSLKVESGEFVAIIGPSGSGKSTFLSIAGALLKASEGEVIIGDTSTSALSEKKLSKMRLSNIGFILQTSNLLPYLTVLDQLLVVKKMNGSIKAEDREFAKELLEEIGLGEKLNNYPYQLSGGERQRTAIARAFMNDPSIILADEPTASLDSKRAHDVVSLISKQVKTRQKAAIMVTHDERMLTYCDQVYRIEDGILKKNN; encoded by the coding sequence ATGAGTGGTATTATATTAAAGAATATAAGCAAAGTTTATCGCGAAGGTGATTTTTCAACGCTTGCTTTAGATAATGTATCATTGAAAGTTGAGAGTGGGGAATTTGTCGCAATCATCGGGCCCTCCGGATCTGGAAAAAGTACGTTCCTCTCCATTGCAGGAGCATTGCTAAAGGCATCGGAAGGTGAAGTTATTATTGGCGATACATCAACTTCTGCATTGTCAGAAAAGAAACTATCAAAGATGAGACTCTCAAATATTGGCTTTATTTTACAAACATCCAATTTACTGCCGTATCTAACTGTTTTAGATCAATTACTAGTAGTGAAAAAAATGAATGGATCAATCAAAGCAGAAGATCGTGAATTTGCTAAAGAATTATTGGAAGAAATTGGACTAGGAGAAAAGCTAAATAACTATCCTTATCAATTATCTGGAGGGGAACGCCAAAGGACAGCGATTGCTCGTGCTTTCATGAATGATCCGAGTATTATTCTAGCAGATGAACCGACTGCAAGTTTAGATTCTAAGCGTGCTCATGATGTTGTTTCACTTATTTCTAAACAAGTAAAAACACGTCAAAAAGCAGCAATTATGGTAACCCACGATGAAAGAATGTTAACGTATTGTGATCAAGTCTATAGAATTGAAGACGGTATTTTAAAAAAAAATAATTAA
- a CDS encoding ABC transporter permease: MFLARKELWFSKRRFLLIGIIVVFITWLVFMLSGLGNGLSDLGTAVIRYSNMDVAIFQEDSEFALGKSILSQETVAQVEQVEGVDEAAGIITSAGAILLGDAKGDESGKKTSVMFVGIEPGSFLEPKVILGESLNSNNPNTILVDESLKLEGFSLGDSVILSGVGTEFEIGGFVQNQKLNHMPAVYAPLDTVQAFKYLVPGSNQGIDNPINAIFLKGSDKVENRISQQISGVEIANKKQTLNGVPGYKAESGTINLMLWLLILISAFIIAVFFYVLTNQKTHQFGVMKAIGASNGFVIRSVVSQVFLLVSISIVIGIGLTYLTEAFLPESMPFNLLDEMVVVYSFVILLTSLFGSLFSVRGIVKIDPVTALGRLE; encoded by the coding sequence ATGTTTTTAGCAAGGAAAGAACTTTGGTTTTCTAAACGACGATTCCTATTGATTGGTATAATTGTTGTTTTTATAACTTGGCTTGTATTTATGTTATCTGGATTGGGAAATGGATTATCAGACTTAGGGACTGCAGTAATTCGTTACTCAAATATGGATGTTGCAATATTTCAAGAAGATTCAGAATTCGCATTAGGGAAGTCAATTCTATCTCAGGAAACGGTAGCGCAAGTTGAACAAGTGGAGGGTGTTGACGAAGCAGCAGGCATTATCACATCTGCTGGGGCTATTTTATTAGGTGATGCAAAAGGTGATGAATCAGGTAAAAAGACTTCTGTCATGTTTGTTGGAATCGAACCAGGTAGTTTTTTAGAGCCAAAGGTTATTCTAGGGGAGTCATTGAATTCGAATAACCCAAACACAATATTAGTAGATGAAAGTCTAAAATTAGAAGGCTTTTCTTTAGGCGATTCAGTTATATTAAGTGGTGTGGGGACGGAATTTGAAATAGGTGGATTTGTCCAAAATCAAAAATTAAATCATATGCCGGCAGTTTATGCTCCACTAGATACAGTTCAAGCATTTAAATATCTTGTTCCTGGCTCAAATCAAGGTATTGACAATCCTATAAATGCTATTTTTTTAAAAGGATCCGATAAAGTCGAAAATCGCATATCACAACAGATTTCTGGTGTTGAGATTGCTAATAAAAAGCAAACATTAAATGGCGTACCGGGTTACAAAGCAGAGAGCGGAACGATTAACTTGATGCTATGGTTACTTATCTTAATTTCAGCATTTATTATAGCTGTTTTTTTCTACGTCTTAACAAATCAAAAGACCCATCAATTTGGCGTGATGAAGGCCATTGGAGCAAGTAATGGTTTTGTAATTAGAAGCGTGGTGTCTCAAGTGTTCTTGTTGGTCTCCATCAGTATTGTGATTGGTATAGGACTAACTTATCTCACAGAAGCTTTTTTACCAGAAAGTATGCCCTTTAATTTATTAGATGAGATGGTTGTAGTGTATAGCTTTGTTATTTTGCTGACCAGCTTGTTTGGTTCGCTATTTTCAGTGAGAGGTATTGTTAAAATTGATCCAGTTACGGCTCTAGGGAGGTTAGAATAA
- a CDS encoding TetR/AcrR family transcriptional regulator: MARKKKFNQRELYEATEQLMLEIGYDRFSFQLLADKLHVTRTALYKYYKNKDDLLKAYLNNSLKEVLERLDNIDWSMNYNDKLQLLMDIVFDYADTHKISSMVPNQMWTKENEMDSSIQQSKAFHIQFFSFIQQLIEEGQHKGVLKKDIPPEIIIETIFHSINLPNRAGLPLDKRAFYIKRMLFEGILV; this comes from the coding sequence GTGGCAAGAAAAAAAAAATTTAACCAAAGGGAACTTTATGAAGCTACAGAACAGTTGATGTTGGAAATAGGGTATGATCGATTCTCTTTCCAGCTATTGGCCGACAAACTTCACGTTACTCGGACAGCTCTATATAAATATTATAAAAATAAAGACGATCTATTAAAAGCCTATCTCAATAATAGTTTAAAAGAGGTCTTAGAACGACTAGACAACATCGATTGGTCGATGAATTATAATGATAAACTTCAATTATTAATGGATATAGTCTTTGACTATGCAGACACACATAAAATATCCAGTATGGTTCCTAACCAGATGTGGACGAAAGAAAATGAAATGGACTCTTCTATTCAACAGTCTAAAGCTTTTCACATTCAATTCTTCAGTTTTATCCAACAACTAATTGAAGAGGGTCAACATAAAGGTGTCTTGAAAAAGGATATTCCTCCGGAAATTATTATAGAAACAATCTTTCATAGTATCAACTTACCCAATCGTGCAGGGCTACCTCTCGATAAAAGAGCTTTTTATATAAAAAGAATGTTGTTCGAAGGTATTTTAGTCTGA
- a CDS encoding four-helix bundle copper-binding protein translates to MNKAVEGLVSQVLACQKACQICFDACLKEDHVAMMAECIRTDRECADICGLVVDFAYRESNLFSDLVAVCVRACEVCATECEQHDHDHCQQCAKACRECEAACKAFLAA, encoded by the coding sequence ATGAATAAGGCAGTTGAAGGTTTAGTGAGTCAAGTGTTGGCATGTCAAAAAGCTTGTCAGATTTGTTTTGATGCGTGTTTGAAGGAAGATCATGTGGCGATGATGGCTGAGTGTATTCGGACGGACCGTGAATGTGCAGATATATGTGGGCTCGTTGTCGATTTTGCTTATAGAGAAAGTAATCTATTTTCTGACTTAGTCGCCGTTTGCGTGCGTGCCTGTGAGGTTTGTGCAACGGAATGTGAGCAACATGACCACGACCATTGTCAACAGTGTGCCAAAGCCTGCCGCGAATGCGAAGCAGCTTGCAAGGCGTTTTTAGCGGCTTAG
- the yghU gene encoding glutathione-dependent disulfide-bond oxidoreductase, protein MTTYQVPDVWKWEDETDSLSGNRPDSGSRFDQTLPVGEAPFQLYSLGTPNGIKVTIMFEELKELGVTEADYDVYLINIGKGDQFGSDFVAINPNSKIPALVDQSQQPRVEIFESGSILLYLAEKFGKLIPSDSHGRTEVLNWLFWQIGAGPYVGGGFGHFFAYAPEKLKYPIDRFTMETKRQLDLLDKTLANRDYIAGDSYTIADIAIWSWYGRLAQGKLYDGSAQFLDVDSYKNLVEWANRIADRPAVQRGLEVTYQSLEDE, encoded by the coding sequence ATGACAACTTATCAAGTACCAGATGTATGGAAGTGGGAAGACGAGACAGATAGTTTAAGTGGCAACCGTCCGGATTCAGGCAGCCGTTTTGACCAAACGTTACCAGTCGGAGAAGCACCTTTTCAATTGTACTCATTGGGAACGCCGAATGGGATTAAAGTAACGATTATGTTTGAAGAATTGAAGGAACTAGGTGTGACGGAAGCCGACTACGATGTCTATTTAATCAATATCGGAAAAGGAGACCAGTTTGGCTCTGATTTTGTGGCCATCAACCCTAACTCTAAAATTCCAGCCCTAGTTGATCAAAGTCAACAACCGCGTGTCGAGATTTTTGAATCGGGCTCGATTTTACTATACTTGGCAGAAAAGTTTGGCAAACTGATTCCATCTGATAGTCACGGCCGAACAGAAGTCTTGAACTGGTTGTTCTGGCAAATTGGTGCTGGCCCTTATGTGGGCGGCGGTTTTGGTCATTTCTTTGCCTATGCGCCTGAAAAACTAAAATACCCTATCGATCGCTTCACTATGGAAACGAAACGTCAGTTAGATTTGTTAGATAAAACGCTAGCAAACCGTGATTATATTGCAGGTGATAGCTATACGATTGCTGACATTGCCATTTGGTCTTGGTATGGTCGTTTGGCACAAGGGAAATTATATGATGGATCAGCTCAATTCCTAGACGTTGACTCTTATAAGAATCTGGTTGAGTGGGCAAACCGTATTGCTGACCGCCCAGCTGTTCAAAGAGGGTTAGAAGTGACATATCAATCGCTTGAGGATGAATAG
- a CDS encoding LacI family DNA-binding transcriptional regulator, producing MKATMKDVAKLAGVGLGSVSRVINNVPVKESTAAKVKAAIKELNYEADIYARGLKTNKTYTVALILPTIWHPFFAEFAYYVETELEERNYKLLLCNSDGRPEKEYEYIQMVRQNKVDGIIGITYSDIDQYISSSLPFVSIDRYFTEDVIYVTTDNVEGGRLAARELFKRGAKHVAFVGGHQETPNETKNRRKCFQLEAERLGLECEVLDLLEPIEDLQSDIEKFLLEYPTIDGIFTITDLAALDAIHVINKLGKKVPEDIQVIGFDGLKMTKEAQYVVSTIAQPVEDMARTAVSLLLNVVEGKEAPSRTVLPAAFKEGATTKKLENREE from the coding sequence TTGAAAGCGACCATGAAAGATGTGGCTAAGCTAGCTGGTGTAGGTCTTGGTAGTGTTTCGCGGGTTATAAATAATGTGCCGGTTAAAGAAAGTACAGCTGCTAAAGTAAAAGCAGCCATTAAGGAATTAAATTATGAGGCAGACATCTATGCAAGAGGATTAAAAACGAATAAGACCTATACAGTTGCTTTGATCCTGCCTACTATATGGCATCCTTTTTTCGCAGAATTTGCGTACTACGTAGAAACGGAGCTCGAAGAAAGGAATTATAAATTATTACTGTGCAACTCGGATGGAAGACCAGAAAAAGAATACGAATACATTCAAATGGTCAGACAAAATAAAGTGGATGGTATTATAGGCATTACTTATTCCGATATTGACCAGTACATTTCTAGCAGCTTGCCTTTCGTTAGTATCGATCGTTATTTTACTGAAGATGTGATATATGTGACCACGGATAATGTGGAAGGGGGACGGTTGGCCGCTAGAGAACTGTTTAAAAGAGGCGCAAAACATGTGGCTTTTGTAGGTGGACATCAAGAGACTCCGAACGAAACGAAAAACCGAAGAAAGTGCTTCCAATTAGAAGCTGAAAGATTGGGATTGGAATGTGAAGTGCTAGATTTATTGGAACCGATTGAGGATTTACAGTCGGATATAGAGAAGTTTTTGCTCGAGTACCCCACAATAGATGGGATTTTTACAATCACCGATTTGGCTGCATTGGATGCCATACATGTCATCAATAAATTAGGGAAAAAAGTACCAGAAGACATTCAAGTAATTGGATTTGACGGTTTGAAGATGACAAAAGAAGCGCAATATGTTGTCTCCACAATCGCTCAGCCAGTTGAAGATATGGCCAGAACGGCAGTTTCCTTACTACTAAACGTTGTGGAAGGGAAAGAAGCGCCATCAAGAACGGTTCTTCCTGCTGCCTTTAAGGAAGGTGCAACTACGAAAAAATTAGAAAACAGAGAAGAGTGA